The following proteins come from a genomic window of Microbacterium sulfonylureivorans:
- the efeB gene encoding iron uptake transporter deferrochelatase/peroxidase subunit, whose protein sequence is MIRPDDTSSTSLAHDAGPVEASAGVSRRGLLGLALGAGAAGLAVGAAAGATAGVAVGRAKERDAAASVYDFYGAHQAGITTPVQDHLHFASFDMMARTDRDDLVTLLQDWSYAAARMTQGLDVSASGAVGGSLEAPPDDTGEALGLPASGLTITFGFGPTLFELDGADRYGIAGQRPASLERLPAFLGDDLNPDASGGDLCIQACADDPQVAVHAIRNLSRIAFGRARLRWSQLGFGRTSRTTVGQSTPRNLFGFKDGTANILADDRAALDDHVWVAASDEPVWMAGGSYLVARKIAMLVETWDRVRLSEQQSIIGRDKGQGAPLSGGSEFTEPDFTATDASGAAVIPAASHVRLAHPDTNGGVRMLRRGYNFVDGNNDLGRLDAGLFFLSFQRDPEQFVRVQRSLSSDVMNEYLRHVGSGIWAVPPGVAPGSFVGAGLFA, encoded by the coding sequence ATGATCCGTCCTGACGACACCTCATCGACGAGCCTGGCGCACGACGCCGGGCCGGTCGAGGCGTCCGCCGGCGTCTCGCGGCGCGGGCTCCTCGGCCTCGCCCTGGGGGCCGGCGCGGCCGGTCTCGCCGTCGGCGCCGCCGCGGGAGCGACCGCGGGCGTCGCCGTGGGGCGGGCGAAGGAACGGGATGCCGCGGCATCCGTCTACGACTTCTACGGGGCGCACCAGGCAGGGATCACGACCCCGGTGCAGGACCACCTGCACTTCGCATCGTTCGACATGATGGCACGCACCGACCGCGATGACCTCGTCACGCTGCTGCAGGACTGGTCGTATGCCGCCGCGCGCATGACCCAGGGGCTCGACGTGAGCGCGTCCGGCGCCGTCGGCGGATCGCTCGAAGCACCGCCCGACGACACCGGCGAGGCGCTCGGGCTCCCGGCGAGCGGCCTGACCATCACGTTCGGGTTCGGTCCCACCCTGTTCGAGCTCGACGGCGCGGACCGCTACGGCATCGCGGGGCAGCGCCCGGCCTCGCTCGAGCGGCTCCCGGCGTTCCTCGGCGACGATCTGAACCCCGACGCCTCGGGGGGCGACCTGTGCATCCAGGCGTGCGCCGACGACCCGCAGGTCGCCGTCCACGCCATCCGCAACCTGAGTCGCATCGCGTTCGGCCGGGCACGGCTGCGCTGGTCGCAGCTCGGCTTCGGCCGCACCTCGCGGACGACGGTCGGGCAGTCCACGCCGCGCAACCTGTTCGGGTTCAAGGACGGCACCGCCAACATCCTCGCCGACGACCGGGCGGCGCTCGACGACCACGTGTGGGTCGCGGCATCCGACGAGCCGGTCTGGATGGCCGGCGGCTCATACCTCGTCGCGCGCAAGATCGCCATGCTCGTGGAGACGTGGGACCGTGTGCGCCTGTCGGAGCAGCAGTCGATCATCGGACGCGACAAGGGGCAGGGTGCGCCGCTCTCGGGCGGCAGCGAGTTCACCGAGCCCGACTTCACGGCGACGGATGCCTCGGGCGCGGCCGTCATCCCCGCGGCGAGCCACGTGCGGCTCGCCCATCCCGACACGAACGGCGGCGTCCGGATGCTGCGGCGGGGCTACAACTTCGTCGACGGCAACAACGATCTCGGCAGGCTCGACGCGGGGCTGTTCTTCCTGTCGTTCCAGCGCGACCCCGAGCAGTTCGTGCGGGTGCAGCGGTCTCTGTCGAGCGATGTGATGAACGAGTATCTCCGTCACGTCGGATCGGGGATCTGGGCGGTTCCTCCGGGCGTCGCGCCGGGGTCGTTCGTCGGCGCGGGGCTGTTCGCCTGA
- the efeO gene encoding iron uptake system protein EfeO, which yields MTTLRLPAAIAALTVGTLALAGCVAKADAAASDALAVTSTADGCEVSAGAAKSGTLAFDVENTGDEVTEFYLLADDGLRIVGEVENIAPGASRTLTVVAQPGEYFTLCKPGMVGDGVGKTAFSVTGEAVAIDGPDAEQKQQAVDLYAAFVKDQVGQLLPAVETFAAAYESGDDAAAREQFPQVRAYYERIEPVAEALGDLDPRIDYREVDAVAEGLDWTGFHRIEKDLWVPAEDALNADGETPAWQDWAPSAEDERAAFGDQLIADVQELYDYVHSADFQTALDEQGVAGISNGAIALLDEVATGKITGEEDWWSGTDLWDFAANVEGSKMAFSLARDFAASKGDAGEALVADIDAGYTELETALAAHGSLADGFVAYTALTPDDKRELTDLINALAEPLSQLTVTVLE from the coding sequence ATGACCACGCTTCGACTCCCCGCGGCGATCGCCGCCCTGACCGTCGGCACGCTCGCGCTCGCCGGCTGTGTAGCCAAGGCCGACGCCGCGGCATCCGACGCCCTCGCCGTCACCTCCACCGCCGACGGCTGCGAGGTCTCCGCAGGCGCCGCGAAGAGCGGCACGCTGGCCTTCGACGTCGAGAACACCGGGGACGAGGTCACGGAGTTCTACCTGCTCGCCGACGACGGGCTCCGCATCGTCGGTGAAGTCGAGAACATCGCGCCCGGGGCATCCCGCACGCTCACCGTCGTGGCGCAGCCCGGCGAGTACTTCACGCTGTGCAAGCCGGGCATGGTCGGCGACGGCGTCGGCAAGACCGCGTTCTCGGTCACGGGCGAGGCCGTCGCGATCGACGGGCCCGACGCCGAGCAGAAGCAGCAGGCCGTCGACCTGTACGCGGCGTTCGTGAAGGATCAGGTCGGCCAGCTGCTCCCCGCCGTCGAGACGTTCGCCGCGGCGTACGAGTCCGGCGACGACGCGGCCGCGCGGGAGCAGTTCCCGCAGGTGCGCGCGTACTACGAGCGCATCGAGCCGGTCGCCGAGGCGCTGGGCGACCTCGATCCGCGCATCGACTACCGCGAGGTCGACGCCGTCGCGGAGGGCCTCGACTGGACCGGGTTCCACCGCATCGAGAAGGACCTGTGGGTTCCCGCCGAGGACGCGCTCAACGCCGACGGCGAGACCCCGGCCTGGCAGGACTGGGCGCCGTCCGCCGAGGACGAGCGCGCCGCGTTCGGAGACCAGCTGATCGCCGACGTGCAGGAGCTGTACGACTACGTCCACTCCGCCGACTTCCAGACCGCGCTCGACGAGCAGGGCGTCGCCGGCATCTCGAACGGCGCCATCGCGCTGCTCGACGAGGTCGCCACCGGCAAGATCACCGGTGAGGAGGACTGGTGGTCGGGCACCGACCTGTGGGACTTCGCGGCCAACGTGGAGGGCTCGAAGATGGCCTTCTCGCTCGCTCGCGACTTCGCCGCGTCGAAGGGCGACGCGGGCGAGGCGCTCGTCGCCGACATCGACGCCGGCTACACCGAGCTCGAGACCGCGCTCGCGGCGCACGGCTCGCTGGCCGATGGCTTCGTCGCCTATACGGCGCTGACCCCCGACGACAAGCGCGAGCTGACAGACCTCATCAACGCCCTCGCCGAGCCGCTGTCGCAGCTCACCGTGACCGTCCTGGAGTGA
- the efeU gene encoding iron uptake transporter permease EfeU has translation MLATLLIGLREGLEAALVVGILVAYLTKLGRRDVLPRMWAGVGLAVALALLIGAVLTFGAYSLTFEAQELLGGTLSLLTVAMVTWMIFWMQRTARTLKRALEGDIDRALATGGLWGIVVIGFVSVAREGVETTLLLWSMVQSFGDAPSALLGALLGLAAAVLLGWLLARGMLRLDLRRFFTWTGAFLIIVAAGVLAYGIHDLQEAGALPGPFTDAAPIDAATGLVAIGWAAFPFGWAFDLSAAIPPGGPLAAILQATVGFMPRMSWLQVVAWVLYVAIVGGLWARRQFRPAPSRVLARPAPTADREAAFVPEALVSEALVPETTVVPTTPRQGAT, from the coding sequence TTGCTCGCTACGCTCCTCATCGGCCTGCGCGAAGGCCTCGAAGCCGCGCTGGTCGTGGGCATACTCGTCGCCTACCTGACGAAGCTCGGACGACGCGACGTCCTGCCGCGGATGTGGGCGGGAGTCGGTCTCGCCGTCGCCCTGGCACTGCTGATCGGCGCCGTCCTCACGTTCGGCGCCTACTCGCTGACGTTCGAGGCGCAGGAGCTCCTCGGCGGAACGCTGTCGCTGCTCACCGTCGCGATGGTCACCTGGATGATCTTCTGGATGCAGCGCACCGCGCGCACCCTCAAGCGCGCGCTCGAGGGCGACATCGACCGCGCCCTCGCGACGGGCGGGCTCTGGGGGATCGTCGTCATCGGCTTCGTCTCCGTCGCGCGCGAGGGCGTCGAGACCACGCTCCTGCTGTGGTCGATGGTGCAGTCGTTCGGCGATGCCCCGAGTGCGCTCCTCGGCGCCCTGCTCGGTCTCGCCGCCGCCGTCCTGCTCGGCTGGCTGCTGGCGCGAGGGATGCTGCGCCTCGACCTGCGCCGGTTCTTCACCTGGACGGGCGCGTTCCTCATCATCGTCGCCGCCGGCGTGCTCGCGTACGGCATCCACGACCTGCAGGAGGCCGGCGCGCTCCCGGGCCCCTTCACCGACGCCGCTCCGATCGACGCCGCAACCGGACTCGTCGCGATCGGCTGGGCGGCCTTCCCGTTCGGCTGGGCCTTCGACCTCAGCGCGGCGATCCCGCCCGGCGGCCCCCTCGCCGCGATCCTGCAGGCGACCGTCGGCTTCATGCCGCGCATGTCGTGGCTGCAGGTCGTCGCCTGGGTGCTCTACGTCGCGATCGTCGGCGGGCTGTGGGCGCGCCGGCAATTCCGTCCGGCGCCGTCTCGGGTCCTCGCCCGACCCGCGCCCACCGCCGATCGCGAGGCCGCGTTCGTTCCCGAGGCCCTCGTTTCCGAGGCGCTCGTCCCCGAGACCACCGTCGTCCCCACGACTCCACGGCAAGGAGCCACATGA
- a CDS encoding helix-turn-helix transcriptional regulator, translated as MADTSARMLALLALLQTRRDWSGPELAGRLDVSPRTIRNDVERLRALGYPVDATRGRAGSYRLGAGGKLPPLLLDDDEAVAMAIGLRVATGVAGIEDAGARALAKLLQVLPPRLRPTVDAVGASVDRGPENIDTDAPDPQVDPRTLGVVAQAVHDGEWIRFDYRGEARRVEPYRVLNWQRRWYLVARDPESGEWETFRLDWVEPRMPTRRPFAPVPLPGGDYTAFALRTIAASGWKVHARLRIAAPADRVVARINPTVGVVEAVDAETSILVTGADSLETIAAYIGMLGMDFTVDSPDALLPHLQHLADVYLRASGVTEWTASGRIG; from the coding sequence TTGGCGGACACCTCTGCGCGCATGCTCGCCCTTCTCGCCCTGCTCCAGACCCGCCGCGACTGGAGCGGACCGGAGCTCGCCGGGCGCCTCGACGTGTCACCGCGAACCATCCGCAACGACGTCGAGCGGCTGCGCGCGCTCGGGTACCCCGTCGATGCGACGCGCGGTCGTGCCGGTTCGTACCGGCTCGGCGCCGGCGGAAAGCTCCCGCCGCTGCTGCTCGACGACGACGAAGCCGTCGCGATGGCGATCGGCCTGCGGGTGGCGACGGGGGTGGCGGGGATCGAGGATGCCGGAGCCCGCGCCCTGGCAAAGCTCCTCCAGGTGCTTCCCCCGCGCTTGCGGCCGACGGTCGACGCCGTCGGCGCGAGCGTGGACCGCGGCCCCGAGAACATCGACACGGACGCGCCCGATCCCCAGGTCGACCCGCGCACGCTCGGCGTCGTCGCGCAGGCCGTCCACGACGGGGAGTGGATCCGATTCGACTACCGCGGCGAAGCGCGCCGCGTCGAGCCGTACCGGGTGCTCAACTGGCAGCGCCGGTGGTACCTCGTCGCGCGCGACCCCGAGTCGGGCGAGTGGGAGACGTTCCGGCTCGACTGGGTCGAGCCGCGGATGCCGACCCGCCGCCCCTTCGCGCCGGTGCCGCTCCCGGGGGGCGACTACACCGCGTTCGCGCTGCGCACGATCGCCGCGAGCGGGTGGAAGGTGCATGCGCGGCTGCGGATCGCCGCGCCGGCCGACCGGGTGGTCGCCCGGATCAACCCCACGGTGGGTGTCGTCGAGGCGGTCGACGCCGAGACGTCCATCCTGGTCACCGGGGCCGACAGCCTCGAGACGATCGCGGCGTACATCGGGATGCTCGGCATGGACTTCACCGTGGACTCACCGGACGCGCTGCTGCCGCACCTGCAGCACCTGGCCGACGTCTACCTGCGGGCGAGCGGCGTCACGGAGTGGACAGCATCCGGACGAATCGGGTAG